In a single window of the Arachis hypogaea cultivar Tifrunner chromosome 6, arahy.Tifrunner.gnm2.J5K5, whole genome shotgun sequence genome:
- the LOC112695660 gene encoding proline--tRNA ligase, cytoplasmic, which yields MAGSEAKNSGSKQSGAKKKEVKKETGLGLTNRKADNFGEWYSEVVVNSEMIEYYDISGCYILRPWAMAIWEIMQGFFDPEIKKMKIKNCYFPLFVSPGVLEKEKEHVEGFAPEVAWVTKSGKTDLEIPIAIRPTSETVMYPYYSKWIRGHRDLPLKLNQWCNVVRWEFSNPTPFIRSREFLWQEGHTAFATKEEADVEVLEILELYRRIYEEFLAVPVIKGKKSEMEKFAGGLYTTSVEAFIPNTGRGVQGATSHCLGQNFAKMFEINFENEKGEKAMVWQNSWAYSTRTIGVMVMVHGDDKGLVLPPKVASVQVIVIPVPYKDADTQGIIDACTATVNTLCEAGIRAESDFRDNYSPGWKYSHWEMKGVPLRIEIGPKDLAKKQARAARRDNGAKIDIANDNLVDEVKKLLDTVQQNLFDVAKQKRDECIEVVHTWDEFVQALNQRKMILAPWCDEEAVEADVKARTKGEMGAAKTLCSPFDQPELPEGTKCFASEKPAKKWSYWGRSY from the exons ATGGCGGGGAGTGAAGCGAAAAACTCTGGCTCAAAGCAATCTG GTGCGAAGAAGAAGGAGGTGAAGAAAGAGACTGGATTAGGACTCACGAATCGCAAGGCTGATAACTTCGGAGAGTGGTATTCCGAG GTGGTTGTTAATTCCGAAATGATTGAGTACTATGACATTTCTGGCTGCTACATTCTGAGGCCTTGGGCAATGGCAATATGGGAGATCATGCAA GGATTCTTCGATCCTGAAATAAAGAAGATGAAAATCAAGAATTGCTACTTCCCTTTGTTTGTGTCTCCCGGAGTTTTGGAAAAGGAGAAGGAGCACGTTGAGGGATTTGCACCAGAG GTTGCTTGGGTGACAAAGTCTGGAAAAACCGACTTAGAAATTCCGATTGCCATTCGTCCAACTAGTGAAACTGTCATGTATCCATACTACTCCAAGTGGATTAGGGGACACCGTGACTTGCCTCTGAAACTTAATCAGTGGTGTAATGTTGTTAGATGGGAGTTCAGCAACCCCACACCATTCATCAG GAGTCGAGAGTTCCTTTGGCAGGAAGGACATACTGCTTTTGCAACCAAGGAAGAGGCAGATGTTGAG GTTCTTGAGATATTAGAATTATATAGGCGCATATATGAAGAGTTTTTAGCCGTTCCTGTCATTAAGGGTAAGAAAAGTGAGATGGAGAAGTTTGCTGGTGGACTTTACACTACCAGTGTTGAG GCATTTATTCCAAACACTGGACGTGGAGTACAAGGTGCTACTTCTCATTGTCTTGGCCAAAATTTCGCTAAGATGTTCGAGATAAACTTTGAAaatgaaaagggagaaaaagCAATGGTCTGGCAAAACTCATGGGCCTATAGTACTCGAACT ATTGGGGTGATGGTGATGGTTCACGGTGATGACAAGGGATTAGTGCTTCCTCCTAAAGTGGCCTCAGTCCAAGTTATTGTGATTCCGGTGCCTTACAAAGATGCTGATACTCAAGGAATCATTGATGCCTGTACTGCAACTGTAAATACATTGTGTGAAGCAGGTATTCGTGCTGAGTCAGATTTTAGAGATAACTATTCTCCTGGATGGAAGTATTCACACTGGGAAATGAAAGGTGTTCCTCTTAGAATTGAAATTGGGCCAAAGGATTTAGCAAAGAAGCAG GCTAGAGCTGCTCGACGTGATAATGGAGCAAAAATAGACATTGCAAATGACAATTTGGTTGATGAAGTTAAGAAGTTACTTGACACTGTTCAACAGAACCTTTTTGATGTTGCAAAACAAAAACGAGATGAATGCATTGAGGTTGTACATACTTGGGATGAATTTGTACAAGCTTTGAACCAAAGAAAAATGATATTAGCTCCTTGGTGTGACGAGGAG GCGGTGGAAGCTGATGTTAAAGCAAGGACAAAGGGTGAGATGGGAGCAGCTAAGACACTTTGTAGTCCTTTTGATCAGCCAGAACTCCCAGAAG GTACCAAGTGCTTTGCCTCAGAAAAACCTGCTAAGAAATGGTCATATTGGGGCAGAAGTTACTAG
- the LOC112695661 gene encoding protein transport protein SEC23 A, translated as MANPTQPNVGYTTSNPDRQSPTPDKSPIPPPPPFASPPRFPPPILQLQQDQASSPSVKPPNSSSPANGVKSGSLVPHMSTPPGPPVFTSPVRPAAVPFRTSPASPQPLAFSSGSSLPTSSPPRFSNGSVELQHQVSDSIEDHLPAGESSFVLFSAHKVLKQKKQANVPSLGFGALVSPGREVSTGPQVIQRDPHRCQSCGAYANIYCNILLGSGQWQCVICRKLNGSDGEYIGHSKEDLHRFPELSSPMVDYVQTGNKGPGFVPVSDSRMSAPVVLVIDECLDEPHLQHLQSSLHAFVDSLPPTTRLGIVLYGRTVSIYDFSEESIASADVLPGDQSPTQESLKGLIYGTGIYLSAMHASLPVAHSIFSSLRPYKLNIPEASRDRCLGTAVEVALAIIQGPSADLSRGVVKRSGGNSRIVVCAGGPNTYGPGSVPHSFNHPNYPYMEKTAIKWMENLGREAHRHNTVIDILCAGTCPVRVPILQPLAKASGGVLVLHDDFGEALGVNLQRASARSAGSHGLLELRTSDDILITQVVGPGEESHVDTHETFKNDTAIYIQMLSVEETQSFSLSMETRGDIKSDYVFFQFAIQYSNVFQADISRVITVRLPTVDSISGYLESVQDEVAAVLIAKRSLLRAKSHSDAIDMRATIDERIKDIALKFGPQVPKSKLHCFPKELSLLPEILFHLRRGPLLGSIIGHEDERSVLRNLFLNASFDLSLRMVAPRCLMHREGGTFEELPAYDLAMQSDAAVVLDHGTDVFIWLGAELAADEGRSAAALAACRTLAEELTEFRFPAPRILAFKEGSSQARYFVSRLIPAHKDPPYEQEARFPQLKSLTSEQRTKLKSSFVHFDDPSFCEWMRSLKVVPPEPS; from the exons ATGGCTAACCCAACACAACCTAATGTTGGGTATACCACTTCAAACCCGGATAGACAGAGTCCTACCCCTGACAAGAGTCCCATACCACCCCCTCCACCTTTTGCATCACCACCTAGATTTCCTCCCCCCATATTGCAATTGCAGCAAGATCAAGCTTCTTCCCCTTCGGTTAAACCCCCAAATTCGTCGTCCCCAGCCAATGGAGTTAAATCTGGCAGCCTTGTTCCTCACATGAGCACCCCGCCGGGGCCTCCTGTTTTTACATCGCCTGTCCGGCCGGCAGCTGTTCCTTTTCGCACATCACCTGCCTCGCCTCAGCCACTTGCTTTCTCTTCAGGATCATCTTTGCCGACTTCATCACCACCGCGATTTTCAAATGGATCGGTTGAGTTGCAACACCAAGTTTCTGATAGCATAGAGGACCATCTTCCCGCCGGGGAGTCATCCTTTGTTCTTTTCTCAGCTCATAAG GTATTGAAACAGAAGAAACAAGCTAATGTGCCCAGTCTGGGTTTTGGGGCATTGGTTTCTCCTGGGAGGGAGGTCTCAACAGGCCCTCAAGTTATTCAGCGTGATCCCCATCGATGTCAAAGCTGTGGAGCTTATGCAAATATATATTGCAACATATTGCTTGGATCAGGTCAGTGGCAGTGTGTTATATGTAGGAAATTGAATGGAAGTGATGGCGAGTACATTGGGCATAGTAAGGAAGATCTTCACAGATTTCCAGAACTATCTTCCCCGATGGTTGACTATGTTCAAACTGGGAACAAGGGACCTGGTTTTGTTCCAGTTTCAGATTCCAGAATGTCTGCCCCGGTTGTTCTTGTTATAGATGAATGCTTAGATGAACCCCACTTACAGCATCTACAAAGCTCCTTGCATGCTTTTGTTGATTCTCTCCCTCCAACAACAAGATTAGGAATTGTACTATATGGGCGTACTGTGTCAATATATGATTTTTCAGAAGAGTCAATTGCATCTGCTGACGTGCTTCCCGGGGACCAGTCACCAACCCAAGAATCTTTGAAAGGATTGATTTATGGTACTGGCATATACTTGTCAGCAATGCATGCCTCACTACCTGTAGCACATTCCATATTTTCATCATTGAGGCCCTACAAGTTAAACATACCAGAAGCTTCTAGAGATCGGTGCCTTGGAACTGCTGTTGAGGTTGCTCTTGCTATAATTCAGGGCCCATCTGCTGATCTGTCACGAGGGGTAGTTAAAAGATCAGGGGGCAATAGTAGAATTGTTGTCTGTGCCGGTGGACCAAATACTTACGGACCTGGATCAGTTCCTCATTCTTTTAATCACCCTAATTATCCATATATGGAAAAGACAGCAATAAAATGGATGGAGAATCTTGGTCGAGAGGCTCATCGACACAATACTGTTATTGATATTCTATGTGCTGGAACGTGTCCCGTAAGAGTTCCCATCTTACAACCTCTTGCTAAAGCATCAGGTGGTGTTTTGGTGCTCCATGATGATTTTGGGGAAGCCTTGGGTGTTAATTTGCAAAGGGCGTCTGCCAGGTCAGCAGGTTCTCATGGTTTGTTAGAATTGCGCACATCAGATGATATTCTCATAACTCAAGTTGTTGGCCCTGGGGAAGAATCACATGTAGACACCCATGAAACCTTTAAAAATGATACAGCCATTTATATTCAGATGCTAAGTGTTGAAGAAACGCAGAGCTTCTCTCTCTCAATGGAAACTAGGGGAGAtatcaaaagtgattatgtatTTTTCCAGTTTGCTATTCAGTATTCAAATGTGTTTCAAGCTGATATATCCAGGGTTATCACTGTTAGACTGCCCACTGTAGATAGTATTTCAGGGTATCTTGAGAGTGTTCAAGATGAAGTTGCTGCAGTCCTAATTGCAAAAAGAAGTTTGTTACGAGCTAAAAGCCATTCAGACGCAATTGATATGCGGGCAACAATAGATGAAAGAATCAAGGATATTGCTCTAAAGTTTGGTCCTCAAGTACCCAAATCTAAACTTCACTGCTTCCCAAAGGAGCTTTCCCTTTTACCAGAGATCCTTTTCCATCTCAGGAGAGGACCACTATTGGGAAGCATTATTGGTCATGAAGATGAAAGGTCTGTGCTGAGGAACTTGTTTCTGAATGCATCCTTTGATCTGTCACTCCGAATGGTTGCTCCTCGTTGTCTAATGCACAGGGAGGGAGGAACGTTCGAGGAGTTACCAGCTTATGATCTTGCAATGCAGTCTGATGCTGCTGTTGTACTTGACCATGGCACTGATGTCTTCATTTGGTTG GGTGCTGAACTTGCAGCTGATGAAGGAAGAAGTGCTGCTGCTTTAGCAGCTTGCCGGACATTGGCTGAAGAGCTGACAGAATTCCGTTTCCCAGCGCCTCGTATACTTGCATTTAAG GAGGGTAGCTCGCAGGCTCGATATTTCGTTTCTCGCCTCATACCAGCACACAAGGATCCTCCTTATGAGCAG GAGGCAAGATTCCCGCAACTTAAGTCATTGACATCAGAACAGCGAACGAAGCTGAAAAGCAGTTTTGTTCACTTTGATGATCCTAGTTTCTGCGAATGGATGCGAAGCTTGAAAGTTGTGCCACCTGAGCCAAGCTGA